In the Flavisolibacter tropicus genome, one interval contains:
- a CDS encoding LytR/AlgR family response regulator transcription factor, producing the protein MISCIIVDDEQHAIDILVHYVNQTPYLQLVGTTTNPMEALQLVNTQKVDLVFLDIQMPELSGMDFIKAIQGKAKVVLTTAYSEFALESYELDVVDYLLKPIRFPRFLQASQKALKDLGVEKEEDDKELEEDDYIFVKTELKGKLLKITLNEIDYIESMKNYVAIYQGAQKTMVLTSMKELEERLPQKQFMRVHKSFIIPLAKITGIEGNLLRIKDVATDIQIGENYKAELMELIKNKMIQ; encoded by the coding sequence ATGATCTCTTGTATTATAGTCGACGACGAACAACATGCTATAGACATATTGGTGCACTATGTTAACCAAACGCCTTACCTGCAGCTGGTAGGTACCACCACCAACCCCATGGAGGCCTTGCAGCTGGTGAATACACAGAAGGTGGACCTGGTGTTTTTAGATATACAGATGCCGGAATTATCCGGTATGGATTTCATTAAAGCCATACAAGGCAAGGCAAAAGTGGTTTTGACCACGGCCTATAGTGAGTTTGCCCTGGAAAGCTATGAACTGGATGTGGTAGACTACCTGCTGAAACCTATTCGCTTTCCCCGCTTTTTGCAGGCCAGTCAAAAAGCCTTAAAAGACCTGGGCGTTGAAAAAGAGGAGGATGATAAAGAGCTGGAAGAAGACGATTACATTTTTGTAAAAACCGAACTCAAAGGCAAGCTGCTAAAGATCACCCTCAACGAGATCGACTACATAGAGAGCATGAAAAACTATGTGGCTATTTACCAGGGCGCCCAAAAAACAATGGTACTAACCAGCATGAAAGAGCTGGAGGAGCGCTTGCCACAAAAACAGTTTATGCGTGTGCATAAGTCGTTTATTATACCCTTGGCCAAGATCACTGGTATTGAAGGCAACCTGTTGCGCATAAAGGATGTAGCAACAGATATACAAATTGGGGAAAATTACAAGGCTGAACTGATGGAGTTGATCAAGAATAAAATGATCCAGTAG
- a CDS encoding class I SAM-dependent methyltransferase: protein MITDFLHCQTFKWGPHQIELCIPDAGYVRRLYRDQKHHNPKTPFPYWTQIWPASLAMAEFLVHHPELVQQKKVLELAAGLGLPSLLAATWAEQVFCSDYLPDAVAVMQKSVVQNALANVTPLVLDWNHLPSDLTTEVLLISDVNYDPREFTVLHTLLHDFLTKGVTIVLSTPQRLMAKPFVEQILPLAKQVEEIEVSQHGVKTSISVFVLHA, encoded by the coding sequence ATGATCACTGATTTTCTGCATTGCCAAACGTTTAAATGGGGGCCACACCAGATAGAGCTTTGTATACCGGACGCCGGATATGTACGCCGCCTCTACCGCGACCAAAAACACCACAATCCTAAAACACCCTTTCCCTACTGGACACAGATCTGGCCCGCCTCACTGGCCATGGCAGAGTTCCTGGTGCATCATCCGGAACTGGTACAACAGAAAAAAGTGCTGGAACTGGCTGCCGGTTTGGGCTTGCCTTCCCTCTTAGCCGCTACCTGGGCCGAGCAGGTTTTCTGCAGCGACTACCTGCCGGATGCAGTGGCTGTTATGCAAAAATCGGTGGTGCAGAATGCACTGGCCAATGTAACGCCACTGGTACTGGACTGGAACCATCTACCCAGCGATTTAACAACAGAGGTACTGCTGATAAGCGATGTAAATTATGACCCGCGGGAGTTTACTGTTCTGCATACCCTTCTGCACGATTTCCTTACTAAAGGCGTTACTATTGTTTTAAGCACGCCTCAACGCCTAATGGCAAAACCCTTTGTGGAGCAGATCCTGCCCCTGGCAAAACAGGTGGAAGAAATAGAGGTGTCGCAGCATGGCGTAAAAACCTCGATCAGCGTTTTTGTATTGCACGCATAA
- a CDS encoding family 10 glycosylhydrolase: MNRKLLFFLLPFLCAFVAMAQTPPKRELRGAWISSYFGLDWPNKNESPATQRSRLITILDHHKATGINVIYLQVRSQCDALYPSAIEPWSNDLTGTQGVGPNPAWDPLQFAIDETHKRGMELHAWINPYRAVGNTAVPAATHVSRTHPEWMLTAGTSGTTILKIMNPALPAVRDHIVSVIQDLVTRYDLDGIHFDDYFYPTAVQNDDAWYNADKRGFTNKGDWRRDNVNLLIKRVNETVSGLKPWVKFGVSPSGIYRNSTNPAIGTDTRGLEHYASLYCDTRRWLQEGWVDYIAPQVYWNIGFYPTADYQVIVPWWNNNANGRHIYIGMAAYRVGEAGAWQNPSEIPNQVRLNRTYPNVYGGIFFRSTFLRNNTLKFCDSIRLNLYQKPALMPTMPWKDNTPPAAPSALEATKQGNAYTLTWTKPAANGNEMDRVRQFAIYRSESPVIDISGADNLLAITNTDVATYTDATAAAGKTYYYTVTSLDRHQNESTPSNVTDYAPPTITGPANQTLDLDATCGVAVPDYRSQAIVSDDVSTVEQITVTQSPAAGSPLTGTGNHTITLTATDASGKSASYNFTVTTQDVTAPVISEVSADPAVLWSPNHKLRDVTVLYTLTDNCSAATATLSVSSNETKNGNGKKDPDWIIIDEHHVQLKAERLGNGDGRVYTITITAKDAAGNTSSQDVTVTVPHDQSAITSARTKAVEQEEVPVSSLTVTASPNPTSDQFLIQMRSDKAEVITLIVTNADGKVLEVKHGVASNGVMRIGQAYRPGTYFLEVRQGKEKQTLKLVKQ, translated from the coding sequence ATGAATAGAAAACTACTCTTTTTTCTACTGCCCTTCCTTTGCGCATTTGTGGCTATGGCCCAAACCCCACCCAAGCGGGAGCTGAGAGGCGCCTGGATCTCTAGTTATTTTGGCCTGGACTGGCCCAATAAAAACGAGTCGCCAGCTACCCAGCGAAGTCGCCTGATCACCATCCTGGATCATCACAAGGCTACCGGCATTAACGTAATTTACCTGCAGGTACGCAGCCAGTGTGATGCCTTGTACCCCAGTGCTATTGAACCTTGGTCAAACGACCTGACCGGCACCCAAGGGGTTGGCCCTAACCCTGCGTGGGACCCGCTGCAGTTTGCTATTGACGAAACGCATAAGCGCGGTATGGAACTGCATGCCTGGATCAACCCTTACCGGGCGGTAGGGAATACGGCAGTGCCTGCCGCTACTCACGTGTCGCGCACACACCCCGAGTGGATGCTGACTGCAGGAACCTCCGGTACTACTATTTTAAAGATCATGAACCCGGCACTGCCAGCCGTGCGTGATCATATTGTAAGCGTCATTCAAGACCTGGTAACCCGCTACGACTTAGACGGGATTCACTTTGATGATTATTTCTACCCCACAGCCGTACAAAATGACGACGCCTGGTACAATGCCGACAAACGCGGTTTTACCAACAAAGGCGACTGGCGCCGCGACAATGTAAACCTGCTGATCAAGCGGGTGAATGAAACCGTAAGCGGCCTAAAGCCTTGGGTAAAGTTTGGTGTATCGCCTTCCGGCATTTATCGTAACAGCACAAACCCTGCTATCGGTACCGACACCAGGGGGCTTGAGCATTACGCTTCCTTGTATTGTGATACCCGCCGCTGGCTACAGGAAGGCTGGGTAGATTATATCGCACCACAAGTATACTGGAACATTGGTTTTTACCCCACGGCCGACTACCAGGTAATTGTACCCTGGTGGAACAACAATGCAAACGGACGTCATATTTACATAGGTATGGCCGCTTACCGTGTTGGTGAAGCCGGTGCCTGGCAAAACCCCAGTGAAATACCTAACCAGGTGCGCCTGAATAGAACCTATCCAAACGTATATGGCGGTATTTTCTTCCGCAGTACCTTCTTAAGAAACAATACGTTGAAGTTCTGCGACTCCATTCGCCTGAACCTCTATCAAAAGCCAGCGCTGATGCCTACCATGCCATGGAAAGACAACACGCCGCCAGCTGCTCCATCGGCTTTAGAAGCCACAAAGCAAGGCAATGCCTATACACTAACCTGGACAAAGCCGGCTGCTAACGGCAATGAAATGGATAGAGTAAGACAGTTTGCCATTTACCGCTCTGAAAGCCCGGTAATTGATATTTCCGGTGCTGATAACCTGTTGGCTATTACAAATACGGACGTTGCTACCTATACCGATGCTACAGCGGCTGCAGGTAAAACCTATTATTATACCGTAACATCTTTAGATCGCCACCAAAATGAAAGCACGCCATCGAATGTTACCGATTATGCACCACCAACGATCACTGGTCCGGCTAATCAAACCCTGGATCTGGATGCTACTTGTGGTGTAGCGGTGCCTGATTACAGAAGCCAGGCTATTGTTAGTGATGATGTTTCTACTGTAGAACAAATTACAGTAACACAATCACCAGCTGCAGGCTCACCTCTGACAGGTACTGGCAATCATACCATCACGTTGACAGCTACCGATGCATCTGGAAAATCGGCCAGCTACAACTTTACCGTAACTACACAAGATGTAACGGCTCCGGTGATCAGTGAAGTAAGCGCTGATCCTGCCGTATTATGGTCGCCTAACCATAAGCTGCGCGATGTAACGGTGCTTTATACCCTAACGGATAATTGCAGTGCGGCAACAGCTACCTTGTCTGTCAGCAGCAATGAAACGAAGAATGGCAATGGCAAAAAAGACCCTGATTGGATCATTATAGATGAACATCATGTACAATTGAAAGCAGAGCGCCTGGGCAATGGTGATGGCCGCGTTTATACGATTACCATTACCGCCAAAGATGCGGCAGGTAACACATCCAGTCAGGATGTAACGGTAACTGTTCCACACGATCAGTCTGCTATCACTTCTGCCCGTACAAAAGCAGTGGAGCAGGAAGAAGTTCCTGTAAGCAGCCTGACGGTAACGGCCTCGCCTAATCCTACATCCGATCAGTTCCTGATCCAGATGCGTAGTGATAAAGCAGAAGTTATTACGCTTATTGTCACGAATGCTGATGGTAAGGTGTTGGAGGTAAAACATGGTGTAGCTTCTAATGGCGTGATGCGTATCGGACAGGCCTATCGCCCCGGTACGTATTTCCTGGAAGTGCGTCAAGGAAAAGAAAAGCAAACCCTGAAGCTGGTTAAGCAATAA
- a CDS encoding outer membrane beta-barrel protein has translation MRYFSLILTVLMVSIGASAQTVSGVAKETGGQPLSGATITLYKDSAIAKLAVTKENGAYRFEAVKPGTYRVGTSFVGTAPTFSAPFTVATADVTVPELVVNKAGANLQGVTVTARRPIVEVKADKMIVNVEGTINATGNDALELLRKSPGVLVDKDDNLSVSGKTGVQVYVDGRPTPLSGADLANYLKTLQSSQIESIEIISNPSARYEAAGNAGIINIKLKKNKNFGANGSVTAGFNQGVYPKYNGGVTLNYRNKNVNLYGNYNYNRNITKGKFNIERSLLDSLFDQRNTMRATSETHSFKGGIDLTLSKQSSIGAMVNGTYSNTEMNNTGRTAIIYKPTNTTDRILTAPNHGEMSRDNINFNLNYNYAAKDGKSLVLNADHGIYTLKTDQLQPNYYYTATGNTLIKSVVYSMLSPTDIQISSLKADYEQNFAKGKLGFGGKVSYVKTDNDFQRYDVFSTGKQLDKDHSNRFKYEENINAGYVNYNRALKGMMVQAGLRVENTNLEGTSTGLKKEGTEYVNAKTTFKRPYTDFFPSAAITFNKNPMKQWNLTYSRRIDRPAYQDLNPFEFRLDEYTFQKGNVNLRPQYTNSFGLTHTYKYKFNVTANYSHVKDMSAQLIDTAERSKSFITKKNLATQDIVSLNASYPFSYKRFTSFMNMNTNYSQYKADFGAGREIDLEAFGLTFFSQNSMKLGKDKSWTAELTGFYNAPTIYQGAFKAKSLWGVDAGVQKLVLKGQGTVKASVSDIFHSMQFRGTNSFAGQESKFNARWESQQVKLNFSYRFGNKQVKAARQRAVGSEEENKRTQGGSGGIGIGQ, from the coding sequence ATGCGTTATTTCAGTTTAATACTGACTGTTTTAATGGTTTCCATAGGAGCTTCCGCCCAAACCGTTTCGGGCGTAGCTAAGGAAACCGGTGGTCAGCCCCTTTCAGGTGCCACTATTACTTTATATAAAGATTCGGCTATTGCCAAGCTGGCGGTAACCAAGGAAAACGGTGCCTACCGCTTTGAGGCTGTAAAGCCCGGTACTTACCGTGTGGGTACTTCGTTTGTAGGTACGGCTCCTACCTTCTCTGCTCCTTTTACGGTAGCCACTGCCGATGTTACTGTTCCTGAACTGGTAGTGAACAAAGCTGGCGCTAACCTGCAAGGCGTAACCGTTACAGCGCGTCGCCCGATAGTAGAAGTAAAGGCCGATAAAATGATTGTAAACGTAGAAGGTACTATCAATGCTACCGGTAATGATGCCCTGGAGCTGCTACGCAAATCTCCGGGTGTACTGGTAGATAAAGACGATAACCTGAGTGTAAGCGGTAAGACCGGCGTACAGGTATATGTAGATGGTCGTCCTACCCCTTTATCAGGTGCTGACCTGGCCAACTACCTGAAAACCTTACAGTCTTCACAGATCGAGTCGATAGAGATCATCTCCAACCCATCGGCCCGTTATGAAGCTGCCGGTAATGCCGGTATCATCAACATCAAGTTGAAGAAGAACAAGAATTTTGGTGCCAATGGATCGGTAACAGCCGGCTTTAACCAAGGTGTGTATCCAAAATACAATGGCGGTGTTACCTTAAACTACCGCAATAAGAATGTAAACCTGTACGGCAACTATAACTATAACAGGAACATCACTAAGGGCAAGTTCAATATTGAACGTTCGTTATTGGATTCATTGTTTGACCAGCGTAATACCATGCGTGCTACCAGCGAGACGCATAGCTTTAAAGGCGGTATTGACCTTACGCTAAGCAAGCAATCTTCTATTGGTGCTATGGTAAACGGTACGTATTCAAACACCGAAATGAACAATACAGGACGTACGGCCATTATCTACAAGCCAACCAATACAACGGATCGCATATTGACAGCTCCAAACCATGGAGAAATGAGCCGCGATAATATCAACTTTAACCTGAACTATAACTATGCTGCAAAGGATGGTAAAAGCTTAGTGTTGAATGCGGATCATGGTATCTATACCCTTAAAACCGATCAATTACAGCCTAACTATTATTATACTGCAACTGGCAATACCTTGATTAAATCAGTGGTGTATAGTATGCTGTCGCCTACCGATATCCAGATTTCTTCTTTAAAAGCGGACTATGAGCAGAACTTTGCTAAAGGAAAGTTAGGTTTTGGAGGAAAGGTATCTTATGTAAAAACGGATAATGATTTTCAGCGTTACGACGTCTTTTCTACAGGTAAACAGCTGGATAAAGACCATAGCAACCGTTTCAAATACGAAGAGAACATCAATGCCGGTTATGTAAACTATAACCGTGCGCTGAAAGGAATGATGGTACAGGCAGGCTTACGTGTAGAAAACACAAACCTGGAAGGTACATCTACCGGTTTGAAGAAAGAAGGTACTGAGTATGTAAATGCAAAGACTACTTTCAAAAGACCTTATACTGACTTCTTCCCAAGTGCAGCTATTACGTTCAACAAGAACCCAATGAAGCAATGGAACCTGACATATAGCCGCCGTATCGACCGCCCGGCTTACCAGGACCTGAACCCTTTTGAGTTCCGCCTGGATGAATACACGTTCCAAAAAGGTAACGTAAACCTGAGACCGCAATACACCAATAGCTTTGGTCTTACACATACTTACAAGTATAAGTTTAATGTTACAGCCAACTATAGCCATGTAAAAGACATGTCTGCTCAGTTGATTGATACGGCTGAACGCTCTAAATCGTTCATCACTAAGAAAAACCTGGCTACCCAAGACATCGTTAGCTTGAACGCCAGCTATCCTTTCAGCTACAAGCGCTTTACCTCGTTCATGAACATGAACACCAACTACTCTCAGTATAAAGCCGATTTTGGTGCAGGCCGTGAAATTGACCTGGAAGCGTTTGGCTTGACCTTCTTCTCTCAAAACAGCATGAAGCTGGGTAAAGACAAGAGCTGGACTGCCGAGCTAACAGGTTTCTATAATGCACCAACGATTTACCAGGGCGCCTTTAAAGCTAAGAGCCTGTGGGGTGTAGATGCTGGTGTACAAAAGTTGGTGCTGAAAGGACAAGGTACTGTTAAGGCATCTGTAAGCGATATCTTCCACAGCATGCAGTTCAGAGGTACTAACTCATTTGCTGGTCAGGAATCTAAATTCAATGCCCGTTGGGAAAGCCAGCAGGTGAAGTTGAACTTCTCTTACCGCTTTGGTAACAAGCAAGTGAAGGCAGCCCGCCAGCGTGCTGTAGGTTCTGAAGAAGAAAACAAACGTACACAAGGTGGTAGCGGTGGAATTGGTATTGGTCAATAA
- a CDS encoding sensor histidine kinase: MNTSKRFRFWRVFWVVLGLYLFFGILGIITMSITPEAKEVNLAKMLTWRHLSSQVASLLFTSLFYYFSLNAFYPLYATRKPAIHFLKPAVLTVLAVTAYYSFTYYFLDRQTIGITVNNGPSKVQATMALLLFAYFIGAAFYLGATLLIAYLTYLRDERLQRKVLEEQKLQLEVEKSQANFNFLKAQINPHFLHNTLNFLYAKSLPYSPELSEGILTLSEIMRYALSEGNTKDGKTALKDEIEHLRNVIKINQLRFSNKLNVQLDLEGVINGARIIPFVLITLVENAFKHGDLKSTEYPITIRVVVMGHKLFFYCRNKKKSGPGPKELSTGIGLDNIKKRLELAYGDNYEFKVRDEAEFYTTELTIDPL; the protein is encoded by the coding sequence ATGAATACCAGCAAGCGATTTCGATTTTGGAGAGTGTTTTGGGTAGTGTTGGGGCTCTATCTTTTCTTTGGTATACTGGGCATCATTACTATGTCCATTACACCAGAAGCGAAAGAGGTGAACCTGGCAAAGATGCTGACCTGGCGCCATTTGTCAAGTCAAGTCGCTAGCTTGCTGTTTACATCCTTATTTTATTATTTTTCGCTTAACGCCTTTTATCCTTTATATGCCACACGCAAACCGGCTATTCATTTTCTAAAGCCGGCCGTACTAACTGTTTTAGCTGTTACTGCCTATTACAGTTTTACCTATTACTTTCTAGACAGGCAAACCATTGGCATTACTGTTAATAATGGGCCATCAAAAGTGCAGGCAACAATGGCTTTACTGCTATTTGCCTACTTTATAGGAGCGGCTTTTTACCTGGGAGCTACCTTATTGATTGCTTACCTTACTTATTTACGCGATGAGCGCTTGCAGCGCAAAGTGCTGGAAGAGCAAAAACTGCAACTGGAAGTAGAAAAGTCGCAGGCCAACTTCAACTTTCTGAAAGCCCAGATCAACCCGCACTTTTTGCACAACACACTAAACTTTTTATACGCTAAGTCACTGCCCTACTCGCCTGAATTATCAGAAGGCATCCTTACCCTTAGTGAGATCATGCGTTACGCTTTAAGTGAGGGCAATACCAAAGATGGTAAGACCGCACTGAAAGATGAAATTGAGCACTTACGCAATGTTATTAAGATCAACCAACTTCGTTTTAGCAATAAGCTAAACGTGCAACTGGATTTGGAAGGCGTGATTAATGGAGCGCGTATCATACCTTTTGTATTGATTACACTGGTTGAAAATGCCTTTAAACATGGCGATCTTAAAAGCACGGAATACCCGATTACGATCCGTGTCGTTGTTATGGGACATAAATTATTTTTCTACTGCCGCAATAAAAAGAAAAGCGGTCCCGGACCCAAGGAACTTTCTACCGGCATAGGGCTCGATAACATAAAAAAGCGCCTGGAACTGGCATATGGTGATAATTATGAGTTTAAAGTCAGAGATGAAGCTGAATTTTACACCACAGAATTAACCATTGATCCTTTATGA